In Brassica rapa cultivar Chiifu-401-42 chromosome A06, CAAS_Brap_v3.01, whole genome shotgun sequence, a single window of DNA contains:
- the LOC103874124 gene encoding probable E3 ubiquitin-protein ligase ATL44, producing MTRPARFLETAATPPQPSEQMLAAESDMVVILSALLCALICVAGLAAVVRCAWLRRFTTGENSPSANKGLKKKALQSLPRSTFTAAESTSGTAAEDGGDSTECAICLSDFADGEEIRVLPLCGHSFHVECIDKWLVSRSSCPSCRRILRPVRCDRCGHASTAGSQMKDHQHHQHSSQLTSSIPTFLP from the coding sequence ATGACTCGACCGGCAAGATTCCTCGAGACGGCGGCGACGCCACCACAACCGTCGGAGCAGATGCTTGCGGCGGAATCCGACATGGTTGTGATCTTGTCGGCTCTTCTCTGCGCTCTCATATGCGTAGCTGGCCTTGCCGCCGTCGTACGCTGCGCTTGGCTCCGACGGTTTACCACCGGAGAAAATTCTCCGTCGGCGAACAAAGGCCTGAAGAAGAAAGCTCTCCAGTCTCTCCCAAGATCCACTTTCACCGCGGCGGAATCAACCTCCGGCACGGCCGCCGAAGACGGTGGAGATTCGACGGAATGTGCGATTTGTCTCAGTGATTTCGCTGACGGCGAAGAGATCAGAGTGCTTCCTCTCTGTGGCCATTCCTTCCACGTGGAGTGTATTGACAAATGGCTTGTCTCTAGGTCGTCGTGTCCTTCTTGTCGCCGGATTCTTAGGCCGGTGAGATGTGACCGGTGCGGTCACGCTTCCACGGCGGGGAGTCAAATGAAAGATCATCAACATCACCAACACTCGTCGCAGCTCACTTCCTCTATTCCTACTTTTCTTCCTTAA